The Orrella daihaiensis genome contains the following window.
CAGACGCGCGCAGATGGAGTCTCTAGTCATGAAAACAGCGCAGGAACTGCGTGTCGGCAACGTGGTCATCATCGATGGTCAAGCTCAGGTGGTGCAACGCGCCGAATACAACAAGTCGGGTCGTAACGCCGCAGTAGTCAAGCTCAAATTCAAGAACTTACTAACAGCATCCGGTAGTGAGGCCGTGTATAAGGCTGACGAGAAATTTGACGTCGTCGTTCTCGATCGTAAAGAGTGCACATATTCGTACTTTGCCGATCCCATGTATGTTTTTATGGACGAAGAGTACAACCAGTACGAAGTTGAAGCGGACAGCATGGGGGATGCTTTACATTACCTCGAGGAAGGTATGAGTGTCGAAGTAGTCTTCTACGAAGACCGCGCCATCTCGGTTGAAATGCCTACGTCTGTCGTGCGCGAAATCACCTACACCGAACCCGCTGTTCGTGGTGACACCTCGGGTAAGGTCATGAAACCCGCCAAAATCAACACGGGCTACGAACTGCCAGTGCCGCTTTTTTGCGATATCGGCGACAAGATTGAGATCGACACCCGCACCGGCGAGTATCGCAGCCGCGTGATGTCCTAAGGCCAATTGCCTTTCCAACAGAAAACGCCGCTTACAAGCGGCGTTTTCTGTTTCTATGAAGCCATTACCAATCTAAACGATCACTGCAACCGGTCATCAGACAAAAAATCTGGCAATGTCATGACTGCAATACCCTCTTCAGCGAGCTCCTGACGCTCCTCGGGTGTGGCGGTACCACGAATCGATCTGGCCTTCGATTCCCCCTCATGCATGGCCCTGGCCTCGCGGGCGAATGCCGCACCGACGTTTTCTGCGCTGTTGACAACCTCGCGCATCTTGGCAAGCACAGCAGCTTGTAACTTCGCAAGCTCAGCTGCGTGGGTTACGGGCATCGAGACCGATTCGGCGACAACACTCGAGTCCGGTGATTGAGCGTGCTCGCTAGACCCAAGCGTACGCGACGAGTTGATGCGTGGCGCAGAAGGCATCTTCTGGATCTGAGCGCTTTGACACATCGGACACGTGATTAACCCTCGCGCTTTTTGCGCGTCATAATCATCGTGAGAACCAAACCAGCCCTCAAACAAATGGCCGGTGTCACATTGCAGGTTAAAAACTTTTAAGGACATACTGATTAAGTGGGGCTAACACCCTTGATTTCAAGCTCTGCGGCTTCAGGGTTCCAGTATAACGGCCCGAACTTCCATCAAAGACCAAGTTCCCTACTTTCCAAATGAAAGGCGTGGCACAGCCTCTAGCAAGCGTTTGGTCACCGCATGCCGGGGACTATGCAAAACAGACTCAGCCGACCCTACCTCAACAAGTTTGCCCGCATCCATGATGGCAATGTCGTCAGCAAAATACTCCACCACCCCGAAGTTGTGCGTGATAAACAAATAGGCCATACCTGTTTCCCGCTGCAAATCGTTGAGCAAGTCCAAGATTTGGGCCTGAACCGACACATCAAGCGCCGAGGTTGGCTCATCCAATATCAATACCTTTGGCTCAACCGCTAAAGCGCGTGCTATCGCAATACGCTGGCGCTGACCGCCAGAGAACTCGTGCGGATAACGCGTCCAAGCGTCATTTGGCAGTCCGACGCGATCTAGCAATGAAATCACCCGGGCCTGTCTTTCGGTTTCAGAGACATCTGGCAGCAGCGCCGCCACCCCTTCCGCCAAAATCTCACCGACCCGCATACGGGGATCGAGTGATGCAAATGGATCCTGGAATACGATTTGTATCTGGGTGCGCAACCGTTTCAGGTCCGCACCACTGGCAGACAACAGGTTTTGACTGACGAGTCGAACATCACCGCTAAAAACTGCGGTGCCATCAAGAAGTCGCAACAAAGTTTTAGCCACCGTGGTCTTGCCGCAGCCAGAGCCTCCCAATAGCGCCAAAGTCTGACCCGAGCGCAATTCGAAGCTCACACCATCAACGATTTGAGCCATGCCAACAAGTCGGCGCAACCACCCTCGCCTGATCGGATATCCCACCTTTAAACCTTCAACCGACAGCACCACGGGTTGGTCCGACTCAACAGGCAGAGACTGACTACCTTGCCGCTGCTGACCAACTGCCGACAATGGTCGCCCGCGTTTTTCAAAGGTTGGAATTGCATCAAAGAGCTCACGCGCATAAGGGTGCTTAGGCGACTGAAAAAACTCAGTCGCTGGCGCGGTCTCCACAATCTTTCCGTGACGCATCAAGGCCACCGTATCAGCCACCTGATGCACGATTGCCAAATCGTGTGTAATCATGAGCACTGCCATGCCAAACTCTTTCTGAATGTCAGCTAATAACTCAAGGATCTGGGCTTGAACGGTGACATCAAGGGCTGTGGTCGGCTCATCAGCCACAAGCAGATCGGGCTCGGCTGCCAACGCCATGGCAATCATGATGCGCTGCTTTTGTCCGCCAGAAAACTGAAACGGGTAGTGATCAATCCTCGCCTCTGGTTCCGGGATGCCCACGCGGCTAAGCCAATGAATCGCCTTTTCACGAGCACGACTGCCACGAAGATCTGTGTGGACCTCAATCGTCTCAAGCAGTTGATCCCCAATTCTCATCACCGGGTTCAAGCTTGTACCGGGTTCCTGGAAAATCATGGCAATGCGACCGCCACGCACTTGCTGCATCGCCATCTCAGGCAAGGCATTGATATTCTGGCCATCTAGCAACACATCGCCCTGCACGACCTGCAGTGCCTCAGGTAAGAGTCGCATGAGTGCCAGCGCCGTCATGCTTTTGCCAGACCCTGACTCGCCCACCAGCGCAAAGGTTTCGCCACGATGCACGCTAATGGCCAGCTGCTCGACAGCAAACTTGAACTGCTCATCATGATCGATGGCAATCGACAAGTCTTTTACATCCAACACCAGATCTTTGCTTGCTGCCATCAGGTGCTCCCTTTGTTCAACATCGCCAACAGGCGGCTGCGGCGCGCCGGACGGAAACTCTGGCTGCGCGGATCAAAGGCATCACGAACCCCGTCAGCAAAGAGATTGGCAGACAACACCAACGCCAACATGAACACAAAAGCAGCCAAGAGATTCCACCAGATCATTGGATCGCGTGACATTTCCAAGCGAGAATTGTCAATCATGGTGCCAAACGAATTCATGGTGGGGTCCACACCAATGCCTAGGTATGAAAGCACCGCTTCGTATAGAACCAAAGAAGAGAACTCAAGCACCACGGTGATCAGCACGATATGCATCACATTGGGCAACAGATGACGCACCATCACGGCAAAGTGCGAGATGCCGAAAGCACGAGCTGCCTGCACGTATTCAAGCTCACGCAGCTTTAAGGCTTCGGCACGCAACAGGCGGCAAAGACCGGCCCAGCCAGTTAATCCCAGAATCATGCACAGCAAAAACAAGCGCAAGTCAGCACGCTCAGCCGAGGTTGGAAACAGATCCGGATGCGTGTCAATGTAGACCTGCATCATGAGCACGGCAGCGGCAATCAAAAGAACACCCGGAATCGCCGTTAGTGTGGTGTAGATGTACTGAATAACGTCATCCACCCAGCCTTTGAAGTAACCGGCTGCAATCCCGAAAAATAGCGCTGGTGGCAGCATTGCCACGGTCGTCAACGTACCAATGACCCAGGCTGTGCGAACGCTTTTTAGCGCCCGCCAAAGCACATCATTACCGGTTTGATCGGTACCCATGACGTGGTAGCCTGTGGCCAGCCCAAACACCACGCCTAGTACCAGACACATCGCCAAGGCAGTCATGAACATGGCTCGCCATGGAATATCAGTCTGACCACGACAGACATCCAGAGCGACCATCGACCACGAGGCGTGTATCTCACGTTTTCTGCGTGACCGGGCAATCAGTGCCACCACGACACTCATTAAAACCAGAGCCACACCCAAGCCGCCAGCAAGCCCAAGGCTTGCACGTTGGCTAACATCCGCCAACCATTGTGCTTCGGGGTCATCTAAATGCGCCCCGCCAAACCGTAACCGCGGGAAGTCACGGTAGGGCTCGCCGCCCTCTTGCAGCATGGTTTCCTTGGTGAACTGGCGGTAAGCCAAAGGAGATGAATAGGTCTTTTCTTGATGGGTTAGAGCCGTGTCATCCAGCAAAGTGTCCAATAAGGACACCACTTTCGGTGAATAAACCACTGGGGCATTGGGCGGCGCATCTGGCGCTGATGGCAAACGAGGCTGAAAATGTACCGAGTCAAGCAAACCCACCACCACAAAAAATAGCAACACCACGGCCGAGCTCATGGCTGGAGTACTACGAGCCACTCGCGCCCAAGTGGCGCGTGCAGTCTCTGATCGGCTCACACGCCACGCGTAAAAGATAACAGCGGCCACCATGGCAAACAGCGCAATATCAGTCCACAGAAACACGAAGTTCGGCATCATTCAAACCTCACGCGTGGATCAGCCAGGGTGTAAGAGATGTCGGCCAGAATCAGGCCGACAATGTAGAGCGACGCCCCCAGAAACACCATGGCTCTGACCACCGAGAAATCCTGTCCATTGATGGCGTCAATGGTGTAGCTCCCCAAACCTGGAATACCAAAGAACGATTCGGCAATCAGGCTGCCCATAAAAAGTAGTGGCAAAGCAGAAACCGTACCCGTCAAAATCGGCAACATGGCGTTTCGCAACACGTGTTTAAACAGAACTACCCGTTCACCGAGCCCTTTGGCACGTGCCGTGCGAACATAATCCTTGCTGATCTCTTCCAGAAACAGACTGCGATAAAAACGCGCTTCAGGCCCCAAGCGCGAAATGATCGCCACAAGCACCGGCAAGGCCAAAAACTTCACCATGTCTAGCCCACCGATGTAGCCCGAGTAAGGCACCAAGCGCAAAACCTTGGCAAACAGCCACTGCCCGGCGATGATGTAAAAAAGTCCCGAGATCGAGAGCATCAATACGCACAACACCACTCCCCAGAAATCGA
Protein-coding sequences here:
- the efp gene encoding elongation factor P, encoding MKTAQELRVGNVVIIDGQAQVVQRAEYNKSGRNAAVVKLKFKNLLTASGSEAVYKADEKFDVVVLDRKECTYSYFADPMYVFMDEEYNQYEVEADSMGDALHYLEEGMSVEVVFYEDRAISVEMPTSVVREITYTEPAVRGDTSGKVMKPAKINTGYELPVPLFCDIGDKIEIDTRTGEYRSRVMS
- a CDS encoding DUF1178 family protein codes for the protein MSLKVFNLQCDTGHLFEGWFGSHDDYDAQKARGLITCPMCQSAQIQKMPSAPRINSSRTLGSSEHAQSPDSSVVAESVSMPVTHAAELAKLQAAVLAKMREVVNSAENVGAAFAREARAMHEGESKARSIRGTATPEERQELAEEGIAVMTLPDFLSDDRLQ
- a CDS encoding ABC transporter ATP-binding protein, whose product is MAASKDLVLDVKDLSIAIDHDEQFKFAVEQLAISVHRGETFALVGESGSGKSMTALALMRLLPEALQVVQGDVLLDGQNINALPEMAMQQVRGGRIAMIFQEPGTSLNPVMRIGDQLLETIEVHTDLRGSRAREKAIHWLSRVGIPEPEARIDHYPFQFSGGQKQRIMIAMALAAEPDLLVADEPTTALDVTVQAQILELLADIQKEFGMAVLMITHDLAIVHQVADTVALMRHGKIVETAPATEFFQSPKHPYARELFDAIPTFEKRGRPLSAVGQQRQGSQSLPVESDQPVVLSVEGLKVGYPIRRGWLRRLVGMAQIVDGVSFELRSGQTLALLGGSGCGKTTVAKTLLRLLDGTAVFSGDVRLVSQNLLSASGADLKRLRTQIQIVFQDPFASLDPRMRVGEILAEGVAALLPDVSETERQARVISLLDRVGLPNDAWTRYPHEFSGGQRQRIAIARALAVEPKVLILDEPTSALDVSVQAQILDLLNDLQRETGMAYLFITHNFGVVEYFADDIAIMDAGKLVEVGSAESVLHSPRHAVTKRLLEAVPRLSFGK
- a CDS encoding ABC transporter permease, which produces MPNFVFLWTDIALFAMVAAVIFYAWRVSRSETARATWARVARSTPAMSSAVVLLFFVVVGLLDSVHFQPRLPSAPDAPPNAPVVYSPKVVSLLDTLLDDTALTHQEKTYSSPLAYRQFTKETMLQEGGEPYRDFPRLRFGGAHLDDPEAQWLADVSQRASLGLAGGLGVALVLMSVVVALIARSRRKREIHASWSMVALDVCRGQTDIPWRAMFMTALAMCLVLGVVFGLATGYHVMGTDQTGNDVLWRALKSVRTAWVIGTLTTVAMLPPALFFGIAAGYFKGWVDDVIQYIYTTLTAIPGVLLIAAAVLMMQVYIDTHPDLFPTSAERADLRLFLLCMILGLTGWAGLCRLLRAEALKLRELEYVQAARAFGISHFAVMVRHLLPNVMHIVLITVVLEFSSLVLYEAVLSYLGIGVDPTMNSFGTMIDNSRLEMSRDPMIWWNLLAAFVFMLALVLSANLFADGVRDAFDPRSQSFRPARRSRLLAMLNKGST
- a CDS encoding ABC transporter permease, with the translated sequence MTGYIVRRLMYGVMILIGVNLLTFVLFFAVNTPDDMARLAIGGQRVSADAIEKWKAERGYDKPLWINAQAAGAEKFTDTIFYERSVPLLTFDFGLSDSGRDIGWEIRERMGPSLALAIPSFVLGILASISFALLLVFFRTTPLDFWGVVLCVLMLSISGLFYIIAGQWLFAKVLRLVPYSGYIGGLDMVKFLALPVLVAIISRLGPEARFYRSLFLEEISKDYVRTARAKGLGERVVLFKHVLRNAMLPILTGTVSALPLLFMGSLIAESFFGIPGLGSYTIDAINGQDFSVVRAMVFLGASLYIVGLILADISYTLADPRVRFE